One window of Perca flavescens isolate YP-PL-M2 chromosome 15, PFLA_1.0, whole genome shotgun sequence genomic DNA carries:
- the LOC114570408 gene encoding uncharacterized protein LOC114570408 isoform X1 has product MPQSVGNIGVKPGVAGALGALGSRYGTKAMKTGIGRYPGAQLGVGGYRALGLGGRAGLKQGGYGGQGAYGAALGTGMLGTGLTNGLGLGQGGKHGYGTGFGTPPGYGTLAGIGYPGARPGIGLGYSTGQKAKEQKPGVSAADLGGPQMANLGQAVQDQKREKSKALGPSYGDRSLGPEMPNIRRSNILTAPELQAETGFRPAVLPHGRNVQSLDPVFKSLSLGHMTPLDKKSKGLGLAVSQAQGGEGYEPIVLERIGAASHGATMAAGGVRQQLPLYKDNIRSLGSASSQVQSARDYDSSIQQNQRAPNCGSARDLSDVLGINHNELLGSDTQRTQGLVPQDHVGKDSKHLVRATPQAQGERTNQQPLLQTHDGRSNIFSSPQGQETRRYVSVVADRQGVKDLGLVAKDKNGPGLHGTIAVENHPAQGGGSYGPVIPGASGTQSLGIASVEGKEAQGFTAGGQKAKHLSHAERESKALSIPGQTGRNTQATRYMGGAGNYLGASLGAGAYGAGLGQGGYLGGAAGKLGAAAALGQDGYPLGVAGKLPGYGEGATGHLGAMAGNGFGYGNGYSNGHGAGLGYPSELADGAENKAGKHQGNRFGEL; this is encoded by the exons ATGCCAcaaa GTGTTGGTAATATTGGAGTTAAACCCGGAG TTGCAGGTGCCCTTGGAGCACTGGGGAGCCGATATGGCACCAAAGCAATGAAGACTGGAA TTGGCCGCTATCCAGGGGCTCAGCTTGGTGTTG GAGGTTACAGAGCTCTTGGATTAGGAGGTAGAGCAGGCCTGAAGCAAGGTGGATATGGAGGCCAGGGAGCCTATG GTGCCGCTCTGGGCACAGGAATGTTGGGGACTGGACTTACAAATGGACTGGGACTCGGCCAGGGAGGGAAACATG GTTATGGTACTGGCTTTGGCACTCCACCAG GATATGGGACTTTAGCCGGCATTGGCTATCCTGGAGCCCGACCAG GAATTGGACTTGGGTATTCCACTGGACAGAAGGCTAAGGAACAGAAACCTG GTGTGTCTGCAGCAGATTTGGGTGGACCACAGATGGCCAATCTGGGCCAAGCTGTTCAAGAtcagaagagagaaaagagcaAAGCACTTGGTCCCTCGTATGGAGACAGAAGTCTTGGACCTGAAATGCCCAACATCAGGAGAAGCAATATACTTACTGCTCCTGAATTACAGGCAGAAACTGGCTTTAGACCTGCTGTACTGCCACATGGAAGAAATGTCCAAAGCCTTGATCCAGTATTTAAGTCACTAAGTCTTGGACATATGACACCCCTTGATAAAAAGAGTAAAGGTCTTGGTCTGGCTGTTTCACAAGCACAAGGAGGAGAAGGTTATGAGCCTATAGTCTTAGAAAGAATAGGTGCAGCAAGCCATGGAGCTACAATGGCTGCTGGCGGTGTCAGACAGCAACTGCCTCTTTATAAAGACAACATTAGAAGTCTGGGTTCTGCTTCCTCTCAGGTACAGAGTGCAAGAGACTATGATTCATCTATCCAACAAAATCAACGAGCCCCAAACTGTGGATCCGCTCGTGATTTGTCAGATGTGTTAGGAATCAATCACAATGAGCTTTTGGGTTCAGACACACAGAGGACTCAAGGTTTAGTGCCCCAGGATCATGTTGGTAAGGACAGCAAACATCTTGTACGTGCAACTCCACAAGCGCAAGGAGAGAGAACCAATCAACAGCCTCTTTTACAAACTCACGATGGCAGAAGCAATATATTTTCTTCTCCACAAGGTCAGGAAACCAGAAGATATGTATCTGTTGTAGCAGACAGGCAGGGTGTCAAAGACCTTGGGCTTGTGGCTAAAGACAAAAATGGGCCTGGACTCCATGGGACTATAGCTGTAGAAAATCATCCTGCACAAGGAGGGGGTAGCTATGGACCAGTTATCCCGGGTGCAAGTGGAACCCAAAGTTTAGGCATCGCCTCAGTAGAAGGGAAGGAAGCCCAAGGTTTTACTGctggtggtcagaaagcaaaaCATCTTTCCCATGCTGAACGTGAGTCAAAAGCTCTCAGCATCCCAGGACAGACTGGGAGGAATACCCAGGCAACAA GATATATGGGTGGAGCAGGAAACTATCTGGGAGCAAGCCTGGGCGCCGGGGCCTACGGAGCAG GTTTGGGACAGGGAGGATACTTGGGTGGTGCAGCTGGCAAACTTGGAG ctgctgctgctcttggACAGGATGGGTATCCCCTAGGCGTTGCAGGGAAGTTACCTG